A portion of the Phacochoerus africanus isolate WHEZ1 chromosome 5, ROS_Pafr_v1, whole genome shotgun sequence genome contains these proteins:
- the PTX4 gene encoding LOW QUALITY PROTEIN: pentraxin-4 (The sequence of the model RefSeq protein was modified relative to this genomic sequence to represent the inferred CDS: inserted 2 bases in 1 codon; deleted 2 bases in 1 codon; substituted 1 base at 1 genomic stop codon): MREPLPGAWRGVGAAGARGRRHLPLRVHLRMRCPGRKSLPFLLIFVPVSLHGALSQEAGPAGQRKPFFERLWKLEEQFRRSQEATLAHLRLVASNHSPSLDIEARFQNLAQENQAVALALSXSQAVVQGDLGHLKTWMWKTQRKSRKLDHRLLALDATLGEGNARREWEQEAQRGALAPGPGLALRDALARLMPLVQSQGARLAALEGQLQVAAPGVTVAQPRPSSPSSPQLQGGGQALGAPPAPGDAHLESTRRLQGTLEPPGPGSPRVWPPESPGEICSPGPALLFPNASTANAVFLHPGFLTGLRALSVCSWVRMASGHLGTLLSYATKENDNKLVLHGRDSLVPGSMHFVIGDPDFRELPLQPLLDSRWHHVCVICTSALGTYWVHVDRRLVATGSRFREGYEIPPGGXLVLGQEQDSVGGGFDSSEAFVGSMAGLAIWDRVLVPGEVSNLATGKELLMGTILTLANAALVGGFVQRLNCTCLPLCPEGLTPSCCAPTVGTALQRVPTQTEGQAAASDLGWAWLPSNMGRGHSTGPGEGP; encoded by the exons ATGAGGGAACCACTGCCGGGAGCTTGGAGGGGCGTGGGGGCGGCAGGGGCTCGAGGCAGACGGCACCTCCCGCTCCGTGTCCATCTCAGGATGCGCTGCCCCGGCAGGAAAAGCCTgcctttccttcttatttttgtgCCTGTATCTCTCCATGGGGCTTTGTCCCAAGAAGCCGGCCCGGCGGGGCAAAGAAAACCGTTTTTTGAGCGCCTCTGGAAACTAGAAGAGCAG TTTCGGAGGTCCCAAGAGGCGACCCTGGCACACCTGCGGCTCGTTGCCAGCAACCACAGCCCGTCTCTTGACATTGAGGCCCGGTTCCAGAACCTGGCCCAGGAGAAccaggctgtggctctggcgctcAGCTGATCGCAGGCCGTCGTGCAGGGCGATCTGGGTCACCTCAAGACCTGGATGTGGAAAACGCAGCGCAAAAGCCGGAAGCTGGACCACAGGCTGCTGGCCTTGGACGCCACCCTGGGCGAGGGGAACGCGCGGCGGGAGTGGGAGCAGGAGGCCCAGAGGGGTGCCCTCGCc cctggccctggcctggccctgcgGGATGCGCTGGCTCGCCTGATGCCCCTCGTCCAGAGCCAGGGGGCCAGGCTGGCCGCCCTCGAGGGGCAGCTGCAGGTGGCTGCCCCAGGGGTGACCGTGGCCCAGCCAAGGCCCTCAAGCCCAAGCTCCCCTCAGCTGCAGGGGGGCGGGCAGGCGCTCGGAGCTCCCCCTGCACCCGGGGACGCCCATCTGGAGTCCACTCGCCGTCTCCAGGGGACACTGGAGCCCCCGGGCCCAGGCAGCCCCCGGGTGTGGCCCCCCGAGAGCCCAGGAGAGA TTTGCAGCCCGGGCCCCGCGCTCCTCTTCCCGAACGCCTCCACTGCAAACGCCGTCTTCCTCCATCCCGGCTTCCTCACGGGCCTGCGGGCCCTGTCCGTCTGCAGCTGGGTCCGCATGGCCTCCGGCCACCTGGGCACCCTCCTCTCCTATGCAaccaaagaaaatgacaacaagcTGGTTCTGCACGGCCGCGACTCCCTGGTCCCCGGCTCCATGCACTTTGTGATCGGAGATCCAGACTTCAGGGAGCTGCCCCTCCAGCCGCTGCTAGACAGCCGGTGGCACCACGTGTGTGTCATCTGTACGTCCGCCCTGGGCACGTACTGGGTCCATGTGGACCGCAGGCTAGTGGCCACCGGCTCCCGCTTCAGGGAGGGCTACGAGATCCCCCCAGGAGG TCTCGTGCTGGGCCAGGAGCAAGATAGCGTGGGGGGTGGATTTGACAGCTCTGAGGCCTTTGTGGGGAGCATGGCAGGCCTGGCCATATGGGACCGGGTGCTGGTCCCTGGGGAGGTCTCCAACCTTGCCACTGGAAAGGAGCTCCTGATGGGCACCATCCTGACGCTGGCCAATGCTGCACTGGTAGGCGGATTCGTGCAGAGGTTGAACTGCACCTGCCTACCGCTCTGTCCAGAAGGCCTCACCCCCAGCTGCTGTGCTCCCACTGTGGGCACAGCTCTGCAGAGGGTGCCCACCCAGACCGAGGGACAGGCTGCTGCCTCTGATCTGGGCTGGGCATGGCTGCCCTCTAACATGGGACGTGGGCATTCCACAGGGCCGGGCGAGGGCCCATAG